In Scophthalmus maximus strain ysfricsl-2021 chromosome 5, ASM2237912v1, whole genome shotgun sequence, a single window of DNA contains:
- the LOC118310690 gene encoding zinc finger protein 287 — translation MANCVAFQSKLTSIMEKLARAAVLEIGRLWEDGFALFQVELRRRQSEIEALNKKLMLMENERLSVLSGAQTTGLSSSSSSSSSSSSSSSSSSSSKREQQNKLLTPTGDGPIIDSVQTLCSDPSVRETTDNSVNRTPPPTAQTEEKQCEQPESVHCQRDDTDDEDLIVKMEDDDDNDDVQIVEQIVDSDHDVSDGAGHHEMEHDHQPAEVPEEKEIQQWTSVSVADGDAADDDSDCLFEPKQLSQNLDSEILLIQNALDIFDSSAETAYSVRFTRDNGQGASSKSGAPSTFSQAQPCQPTEAINHPERGVSIRFLPEERPQTKNMSTCNPESRLFLLNDPEFHKTIACHRMKEKWFVCPFCGKSFDRISHLEIHQRIHTGEKPYTCDTCGKCFSQRSNLRTHQRTHKETLSQNAV, via the exons aTGGCCAACTGTGTGGCTTTCCAGAGCAAGTTGACCTCGATCATGGAGAAGCTCGCCCGAGCCGCCGTGCTGGAGATCGGCCGACTGTGGGAGGACGGCTTCGCCCTCTTCCAGGTGGAGCTGCGTCGGAGACAGAGCGAAATCGAAGCCCTGAACAAGAAGCTGATGCTGATGGAAAACGAGCGGCTGTCTGTGCTGTCTGGAGCTCAGACCACaggtctctcctcctcctcctcctcctcctcctcatcatcatcatcatcatcatcttcttcttcttcgaagagagagcagcagaacaaactgCTGACGCCCACCGGTGATG GGCCAATTATAGATTCAGTGCAGACACTATGTTCTGATCCAAGTGTCAGAGAGACGACGGACAACTCTGTCAATCGCACACCACCACCAACCGCTCAGACAGAAGAGAAGCAGTGTGAGCAGCCCGAGTCCGTCCATTGTCAAAGGGACGACACAGATGACGAAGATTTAATAGTCAAGATGGAGGACGATGACGACAATGATGACGTCCAGATCGTGGAGCAGATAGTGGACTCTGATCACGACGTCAGCGATGGAGCGGGTCACCACGAGATGGAGCACGACCACCAACCCGCCGAGGTCCCGGAAGAAAAAGAGATCCAGCAGTGGACGTCTGTCTCCGTGGCAGACGGCGACGCTGCCGACGACGACTCGGACTGCCTCTTTGAACCCAAGCAGCTGTCGCAGAATCTGGACTCGGAAATCCTTCTCATTCAAAACGCCCTGGACATTTTTGATAGTTCGGCAGAGACGGCGTATTCCGTCCGGTTTACGAGGGACAACGGACAAGGCGCATCGAGCAAATCGGGGGCTCCTTCGACTTTTAGCCAAGCTCAGCCCTGTCAACCTACAGAAGCAATAAATCACCCCGAGAGGGGGGTGTCCATCAGATTCCTCCCGGAGGAAAGGCCACAGACTAAAAACATGTCGACCTGTAACCCGGAGAGCAGACTGTTCCTCCTGAACGACCCGGAGTTTCATAAAACGATAGCGTGTCACCGCATGAAGGAGAAGTGGTTCGTGTGTCCGTTCTGCGGGAAAAGCTTCGACCGCATCAGCCACCTGGAGATTCACCAGCGGATTCACACGGGAGAGAAACCGTACACGTGTGACACGTGTGGCAAGTGTTTCTCTCAGAGGAGCAACCTTCGCACTCACCAGCGGACTCACAAAGAAACTTTATCCCAAAATGCAGTTTga